The Vicia villosa cultivar HV-30 ecotype Madison, WI linkage group LG1, Vvil1.0, whole genome shotgun sequence genome includes a region encoding these proteins:
- the LOC131645114 gene encoding protein RAE1-like has translation MSNFMSNTNQNPNKSIEVNQPPTDSVSSLNFSPKSNLLVATSWDNQVRCWEVARDGANVATMPKASIAHDHPVLCSAWKDDGTTVFSGGCDKQVKMWPLLSGGQPITVAMHDAPIKDIAWIPEMNLLATGSWDRTIRYWDTRQSNPVHTQQLPERCYAMTVKHPLMVVATADRNLIVYNLQNPQVEFKRIVSPLKYQTRCLAAFPDQQGFLVGSIEGRVGVHHLDDSQQAKNFTFKCHREGNEIYSVNSLNFHPVHHTFATAGSDGAFNFWDKDSKQRLKAMLRCSQPVPCSSFNNDGSLYAYAVCYDWSKGAENHNPATAKTNIFLHLPQESEVKGKPRIGATGRR, from the exons ATGTCGAATTTCATGTCCAACACCAATCAAAACCCTAACAAATCAATCGAG GTGAATCAGCCTCCAACTGATTCTGTTTCCAGTCTCAATTTCAGTCCTAAATCTAACCTACTCGTCGCTACTTCGTGGGATAATCAG GTTCGGTGCTGGGAGGTTGCTCGTGATGGAGCGAATGTTGCTACTATGCCTAAGGCTTCTATAGCACATGATCATCCG GTTTTGTGCTCTGCTTGGAAGGATGACGGCACGACTGTCTTCTCTGGTGGATGTGACAAGCAAGTGAAAATGTGGCCCCTGTTGTCTGGAGGACAACCAATTACTGTAGCCATGCACGATGCACCCATAAAAGATATTGCTTGGATTCCTGAGATGAACCTTTTAGCCACAGGAAGCTGGGACCGGACTATAAG GTATTGGGATACAAGGCAGTCAAATCCAGTGCACACACAACAACTCCCAGAGCGCTGCTATGCAATGACAGTGAAACATCCTCTGATGGTAGTAGCCACTGCTGATAGAAATCTTATTGTTTACAACTTGCAAAATCCTCAG GTTGAATTCAAGAGAATTGTTTCACCATTAAAGTATCAGACAAGGTGCCTTGCTGCGTTCCCTGATCAACAAGGTTTCTTG GTGGGATCTATTGAAGGGAGAGTTGGAGTGCACCATTTGGATGATAGTCAGCAGGCTAAAAACTTCACTTTCAAGTGTCACAGAGAGGGGAATGAAATATACTCTGTCAATTCTTTAAACTTCCATCCT GTACACCATACATTTGCTACTGCCGGTTCTGACGGCGCTTTCAACTTCTGGGACAAAGATAGTAAACAGAGGCTGAAG GCCATGTTAAGATGCAGCCAACCTGTTCCTTGCAGTAGCTTCAACAATGATGGTTCATTATATGCCTACGCA GTCTGCTATGACTGGAGTAAAGGGGCAGAAAATCATAATCCGGCAACAGCAAAGACCAACATTTTCCTGCACTTGCCACAG GAATCTGAGGTCAAGGGAAAACCACGCATTGGTGCGACTGGGAGAAGGTAG